The following are encoded in a window of Microcaecilia unicolor chromosome 7, aMicUni1.1, whole genome shotgun sequence genomic DNA:
- the RAB9B gene encoding ras-related protein Rab-9B: MSGKSLLLKVILLGDGGVGKSSLMNRYVTNKFDSQAFHTIGVEFLNRDLEVDGRFVTLQIWDTAGQERFKSLRTPFYRGADCCLLTFSVDDRQSFENLGNWQKEFIYYADLKDPHQFPFVVLGNKVDISERQVTTEEAETWCIENGNYPYLETSAKDDTNVDVAFEEAVRQVLAVEEQLEHSMLGHTIDLHSSHKSGSSCC; encoded by the coding sequence ATGAGTGGAAAGTCTCTTCTTTTAAAAGTGATTCTTTTGGGTGATGGTGGAGTTGGGAAAAGTTCCCTCATGAATCGTTATGTTACCAATAAGTTTGACTCACAAGCCTTCCATACCATAGGCGTAGAGTTTTTAAACCGAGACCTGGAAGTGGATGGACGTTTTGTTACCCTTCAGATCTGGGATACTGCTGGTCAAGAAAGATTTAAGAGCCTACGAACTCCATTTTATAGAGGAGCAGACTGTTGCCTACTTACCTTTAGTGTGGATGACCGCCAAAGCTTTGAGAACCTTGGCAACTGGCAAAAAGAGTTTATTTACTATGCTGATCTAAAAGACCCACACCAGTTCCCATTTGTGGTGCTTGGTAACAAAGTGGACATAAGTGAGAGGCAAGTGACCACAGAGGAGGCAGAGACCTGGTGTATAGAAAATGGGAATTATCCTTACCTTGAAACAAGCGCAAAGGATGATACCAATGTGGATGTGGCCTTTGAGGAAGCTGTACGGCAGGTTCTGGCTGTCGAGGAGCAGCTGGAACATTCTATGCTGGGGCACACTATAGATCTGCATAGCAGTCACAAATCAGGATCTTCATGCTGCTAA